The genomic segment ttaaattccctttcaTAGGTCTAGAGAGCCTGGTGCTGACCTATGTCAATTCCATCAGCAGTGGGGATCTGCCGTGCATGGAGAGTGCAGTCCTGGCCTTGGCCAAGATCGAGAACTTGGCTGCAGTGCAAAAGGCCATTGCCCACTATGACCAGCAGATGGGCCAGAAGCTGAAGTTGCCCACGGAAACCCTCCAGGAACTGCTGGACCTGCACAGGGCCACTGAGAAAGAGGCCATTGAAGTCTTCATGAAGAACTCTTTCAAGGATGTAGACCAAGTGTTTCAGAAAAAATTAGGGGTATGTTTGCTATTCTGGTTAATGAGAGGAAGAAAAATCTGggcctttctcttttttgtttttaattggaagataattgctttacaatattgtattggtttcttccatacaacaatgtgaataagcCTTTCTTGCTATAAGTAGTCCTCCCAGACCCAAGGATATCAGCCCTCAGTTATATGTACTCATTTGCACTCTTTACTAAAAGAACAGACTGTTCTTAGCCTTAGTCCTGGAGACTATGGTACCACGACCAACTATGGTTATTAAAAATATCCTCATCTATTAATCTCTACCCTATAGATGTCATATTTTAATCAAACAAGTAAACTGTAACACTGTATTTACGtaagattattttaatttattttttaatttagagttAGTCAAAGACACAGTGCTTTCATATTCCCTGCTAATAATATAAGAGGATTTGCTTCTTTGTAAAAACCTAAAAACTTTTTGTGTTTAATGTAAAGCAACAACAAATATtcagaaagacaagaaagagaaatcaatCATTAGCATGCTATTTGAGGACTCAGGTCTGAGTTCTTCTAAATTAAGGAAGGATTGTTGTATGACAAACTATCATTTGACAGATGACAGTTCCTTCCCTGACTTGTAGGGCAGAATTTTACAAATCATACCTTCCTGCTTTCAAAGGTTCTGATGAAACTAAATAGTGAAGGTCAGCAGGCTATGGATGTCTTTCTAGACCAAAGAAACATGTGAATTCTCTTCTATAATTGAATGTAGGTAAAAATACTGTTCTGTAGGCTTTCTCCACACAGACATTAACTGCAGTACAATCTCCATTACCTTCATTAGCCTTTTATTGAGAAAATATGCAGAAgtactattattttaaagaacataCTACTAATCATTGACCCTTTTGAGCACTTACAGAGAAGTCACTGGGCTTAACACTTTATACCACTGCATATAATCCTGACAGGGTATCTATGAGATGGATACAATTTCCTGTGTTTTACCAACAAAGAAATCTCATTTCATGAAGATTGAATGTCACTAAGTCACAAATTGGCAGAACCAGGAACTTCCTGCAGGCCTATCATACTGGACAATTGTGTGGTAAACTATTAGGAACTTAAAAAGAGAACTTTCAAATGAGCAGTGTTTATGCTTTGAGAATCATTCTCTGAAGCTAAAAAACCATAGGGAAAAAAGCTTCACATAAACACAAAGAGAAGTAGATGCATTTTTAAAACCAGCATTCTATTGAAGAGTTGTCTAGATTCTCCCAACATGGTGAGGGCTGTGTTATATTTATGTGCCACATTCTCTGCAGGAGAAGCATTTCCCAGTAATCCACATTGGTTCACATCCTCATCATGGCTCACGGTGCTGTTTGTGCTATTTTTCACCTCACAGGACAAGTTAGAAGCAAAACTAGATGACTTTTGTAAACAGAACATGAAAGCATCCTCAGATTACTGCATGGCTTTAATTCAGGACATTTTTCATCCTCTATATGAAGATGTGAAGCAGGGAACATTTTTTAAACCAGgagcttattatttatttattaagaagATGAATGAGCCGAAGAATAAGTACCACCAGGTCCCCAGAAAGGGGGTACAGGTAAAGTGCAAACTGATCACCTTTTCTGGGGCCTCGCTGAAGTGACTCTTTCAAACTACAGTGGGAACAACAAAAATGCAATGGGTAAATGGTGCCTGTGGCTTTCATTGACTATTCACTGGTTTACTCAGTAGGACAGactaccatgaagtgatgagcaGATTCATCTCATGGTGGTGCTTCTTGGAGGCACAGATGGGAGCCCTCAAAGACTCTTGCagaatttattcaataatttagtCATTCTATCATCCAACAATTCTCTACTCAGGCCTAACAATATGTCTATAActgggattgctgctgctgctgctaagttgcttcagtcgtgtctgactctgtgcgaccccatagacggcaacccaccaggctcccccgccccagggattctccaggcaagaacactggctgctgctgctaagtcacttcagtcgtgtccgactctgtgtgaccccatagacggcagcccactaggctcccccgtccctgggattttccaggcaagaacactggagtgggttgccatttccttctccagtgcatgaaagtgaaaagtgaaagtgaagtctctcagtgtccgactctccgtgactccatggactgcagcctaccaggcttctccgtccatgggattttccaggcaagagtactggagggggtgccgttgccttctccaatacctgGGATTAGTGCAGTTTAAAAACAAGCAAGTTCTTTCAAACTATTCATCAGCAATCAACAAAGTATAGCTTACAGCAAATCTAATAATAGTAACAGTTCACATATAGACCTTATTTTGTGTTAGGAAACAAATGGGCTTAactcattcaatcctcacaaGAGCACTATGAAGTACATGATATCAatgtcctcattttataaataagaaaactgaaggaaGTGAAATAACTCACTTCAGATGTACAGGTAATAAGTGGTACAGCTGAAATGGAAACACTAATAGGAAACTCTGGGCTCATAAGTATGCTTCTGTGCCAGTATACTCAGGTTATATCAGTTAGAATTAGGTTTGggcacatattattttaaaaaaagcaagagtgtcTTAAGAACACAaaagtttctttctctcttatatACAAGAAGTAAGGCAGAGGGGTCAAGGCTGCTATCATAAATCCACAATCATGCTGTTCCCAGACTCTTTCCTGTTCTGCCCCAGCACCTTAGCACCCAGCCTCCATCTTCAAGGTCAATTCATGGTGTAAGATGGCTGTTGGAGTTTCACCCATTCCTTCCATATTACAGAtgggaagaaagggggaaaacagAAGAGCAAAAGGTCTCTGGATCGACTCTCTTGAAGGCTTTTCCATAAGTGGTATTAGCCAAATTTTAATCATATGGCCACCTCCAGCTATCAGGGAGGTTGACTAAAAAAATGCTGTGTTTTATCATGGCCTTTGATGTGCCctgattgggaaaaaaaaaataggttctaTTACTAAGAACAAAGGGGAGAAAAATATTAGGGTGACTCTAGAAGCTGCTATCGCAGAGATAAAAATCGCcctgaaggaaaataaagtagGGTACAGGCCTAGGAGAGGAAGGGAACATGGTCCTATTTTATATGTAGGATTTTAGAGAGGGCCTCTCTGGTGAGATGCTGTTTCAACAGTCTTCAAGGAAGTCAGGAAGTAAGCCAAGCGAGCATCTAGAAGAAGATAATTTCAAACGACAGAAAATCCCAGAAGGATGAATTGGTTTATGTCCAACAAATGTGGCAAGAGGGCAATGAGCAAAGAAAGAGATGGCAGGAGGTGAGGTCAGAGAGATGCTCAAGGCCAGAGGCTAACCAGGTAGTATCCTTGAGGGCCCTGAGAGCAGTTTCAGTTTTACTTGAAAAGAGCTAGAAAATCAGCAGAGGATTTGGTGCATCAGAGTGAGTAATCTTTCTTAAAGTGATACAATGCTAGCTGCTCTCAGGAAATCAGACTGTAGGGGAGCAAGAGTAGAAGGAAGTAGGGAGACCAGTTATGAAGCTAATACCATGGTCCAGGCAAGAAGAGATACTATCTTGGACTGGTGTGTTTGGGAGAAATAGGTTGCAACCGATGGGCTCTTGCTGGTTTTATTTTGAATCCAAAGCAAATACCATTAGCTGATGTAAAGAACAGCCATAAGGTTCGTAATCCATACAATTAGAAGATCAGCTTTACTGATTACATTTCTAACATTGGGGTGATTGAAAATGAAGCAAATTTGAGGATGGATCTGGAGTTGGATTTTAAGCCAGTTTGAAATAGTATTCattaataaattctaaaatgGGTAAAATGAAATTGAATTGAAACATGTACTGCCAGGTTTTCCTTTAACCCATAGTCTCTATTTCCTAATTTTAACTTGGTCTGCATCAATAGACAGGAGAGACACTGAGGAAATATTTGGATTCCAAAGAGGATGTGGCTGATGCACTTCTACAGATTGATCAGTTgctgacagaaaaggaaaaagagattgaaggtgagaacagctgaaaacactgctgctgctaagttgcttcagtcatgtccgactctgtgtgaccccatagatggcagcccaccaggctcccctgtcccttggattctccaggcaagaacactggagtgggttgccatttccttgtccaatgcaagaaagtgaacagtgaaagtgaagtctctcaagtgtccgactcttcgagaccccatggactgcagcctaccaggctcctccatccatgggattttccaggcaagagggctggagtgaggtgccattgccctctccgtgaAAACACTCTAGATAGTTAGAAAGCCCCAGAAATGTTCATGTTAGCCACATCGATCCACCTGAAATATTACTATAGTGCAAAAAAAGCaagtatatttcatatttttaaaggattcttTACTTATCCAATATTTATGTTAAGCTGTCTTCTGAtttattcttgttgtttagtcactaatttatgtccaactctcttgcaaccctgtggactgtagcctgccaggctcctctgcccatgggattctccaggcaagaacactggagtgggttgccatgccctcctccaggggatctccaccaagggatcaaactcacatctcctgcattggcagtcagattctgaTTGTTCAGTGCAAAAATGAACACAAGAGGCTTTCTTCATGAGATAAGCAAACAAGTAAAAAGGgtgaaagcagaaataaagctataaaaaaattaagattctcatatttctctgcttatttttcttcttaagtgGAACGTATGAAGTCTGAAGCTGCAAacaaaatcttagaggaaatgcaaaagaagaaTGAACAGATGATGCGAGAAAAAGAAGCGAGTTATCAAGAACATGTGAAGCAACTGACTGAGAAGATGGAAAAGGAGAGGGCCCAGTTAACAGCAGACCAAGAGAGGGTTCTAGCCCTTCAGGTATTCAATTGTGGCATctccattctatcttccactgTGCTGAATCAAAAGCTCTTAGAAGTTAGAGCATTATATCAGTTTAAGGACTGTTCTAGCCCAAGCACTAGTAGACACTTCATTTCCTTACTGCTTCTACCCCTAACCATCTCTGGTTATTGAAGTCTAtcttgttgtttaatcgctaagtggTGCCCGACCCCTTttggaccccgtggactctagcctaccagactcctctgtccatgggattttccagacaagaatactggagtgggttgccatttccttctccaggggatcttcccgacccaggtctcctgcatttcaggcagattctctaccatctgagccaccaggagattCCATATCGTACCATGAACCACATACCCAGGCTGCTAGTTTCTTCCTGATCTCTGGGCTGTTCTCCAACTCTATGCTGAGTCGGGATGTCTACCCTGTAATAGAGCATGGACCAGTGTAGGCTTTACCTCCTGAACTTATTTCTGTTATCTCTGCTACAAAAATTTGGAGATTTGTACTAAATTCCCTGATCAAACACCTCCTGTGATTCTGAATTTTGTAGTAACCTTCCTATATTGTCTCTTCATCTTCCTTGCCTTCTTAGATATACATCTGGGAGTTCGTGTGATATAGAGCTGAGATAGAAAAGgacagtttttctttaaagactGTTGTTTCAGGTTGAAGGAGGTAAAAAATTAATTCTAGGGGTCACTAATATTTTAGAAACCATAAGAGAAGAATATTTCTTAAGATAAATAAGTCCCAGAAAAATTTTGATAGTAGATTCAAGAAAGAGggatataatgaaaattaaaggaagaaaagatttcaaaaagaaatttcACAACCCACGAGGGATTAATACAGATATAATTTAGCAAACGTGGGAAATGTTTTAagttgtgtgtgttcagtctccactttcccttttggGAACAGGGATGGCTTCTCCATGAGGGATTCCAAAAGGAAAGCATGAAATTTCAGGAAgagattgtagccctccagaaGAAACAGGAAGAATCATCATCATGTAATAGTCTCTAAAAACCTAAGGACCATAATTTCCTAACCAGCTTCTATCTGTTAAGAACAAGTTAAATGAGCAACTTCAAGATGTCAAACAATTGCCACTAATCTTGAAGTCATAAGATGCATTTTCACTGAGGCTTAAAGTTTgcaaagatgaaacaaaatgtGAAGGCAGTGTTTAACCTACAGAAGAATTCAATTCATGATTAAATATAGTATAAATGACTAGTATGATACCTCAGTAGAACCTATGTTTGAAATCATGCATATTGATTCTAGAGAGACTTTTAATTGTGTAACTGGGATACATTTACATTGAATTTGGGGATATCAGAGATGTTCTATTCAGTGTAGACTGTTTCCCCATACATAAACCACCCCTCTAGATAGTCTCAGCTCCATGGTCTTATTCAAGGATTTACTTTGGTACTGGGATGGAGTTGGAGTGTTGTATACACAGGAAAAGTCTGACGGGAGTGTACAAAGTCATGAAGCACAGTTAGCATCACTCCTGCCAAGTGGTCACTAGGTCACGTGATGGCTTCCAATAAGGGAGACCTGGAACAATTAACTTCAGGGTGCAGACAGTGTTCAATTCTCCATTGGGTGGAGGCTGCATTGCTGTGGTCACTGATGGGATTCCTGAACACTGATAGGGGCATTACTTGCACCTGTGTGAAACGGATATATGAGTGGATGTTCAACCTTCTTTGTCTAGAGAATCCCTCTAGATAATTACTGCCCCATTTCCAGGCCACACAATGTATCTCTATTTTACTCTTCTTTTCTTAGTTCCCTTCACCCACAGTTCCAAGAATAACTTCTACAATCACAAAAAGGAAACATTAGCTCAAAATTCCTTTCTATTCCTCTGAGAATCATAACTATAATTCTTCAAAACCTTACctaactccatttttctttcttcctgtttgctATGACATCACAGCCTGGGAACCACTCAAGGCAAATATCTAGTATGGAAggacaagaaacaagaaaaataaaaataattaattaatacaaaaaaatattaacCTACCACAGTTGTCTTAGGACATCACTTAAGGTTCTCACTGCAACAAATAGTATCTTCTCAGTAACTTAAAAGGAAGATGATTTTTAAGCCTGGTAGGTAGCAGACAGATTCTCCAAGATGGTAAGGGAGTCAAACTCTACTGATCTTTCACCAAGAATAATATCAACCACATGGGAAGGCATCTCAAAAGAAAACAGCACATCCATTACCACCTGGTACAGTGATCTCCAGATCACAAGTCAGATGCTCTACCAATGTCAGCTGTAAGTATTGGATGCTTCCACCTTTATATCTGAAGTAAATAAACCCCCCATGAAAAGTTGCACTGAGGGTTGCTATGTctccatcttgggcttccctagtggctcagctggtaaagaattcacctgcaatgcaggacacctgggttcaatccctaggttgggaaagtcccttggagaagggaatgtctacccactccagtattatggcctggagaattccatggaatgtatagtccatggggtcaaggatatggcaactcactccagtattcttgcctggaaaatcctatggatggaggagcctggaagtctaaagtccatggggtcacaaagagttgggtatgactgagtgacttcacttcacttcatgtctcCATCTCAATCTCACAAAAGTGTACCTGCTTGGCAGAATAAAATTATATGCCTCCCCACTGGAATCTGGAAATGAGAGTTGTCTATCTTCCACTTGGGAAACTATAGTCTCATAATGTGATCCATTTCCATCCATGTTAGTGTCAACTGATTCTTTAGGTAGATTTCTGGAGATACATACTATGTtagaaataatgataataacccAATAGTATTATCACATACATCACATAcaatgtgatttaaaaattttttttctttaccatgatctcaatattctttttaacttttcctctgttGTTTTGTACATAAAGCCTTATATTTCATGTACAAATCCCACTTGGttgtattatatgtattattcttTGTAGACATTACTGTAttcaattttctaatattttcttgagAGTTTTGGCATCTTTATTCCTGAGAAATGtttgtgtgattttcttttcttgtaatgccTTTGCATGGCTTTGGTGTTAGGGTAAGGTTGATCTGACAGAATGAGCCAGTAATATTTCTCTGCTTCTATTTTCTGAAGGGGACTGTGTAAAATTCAcatgatttcttctttaaatgttgggTAGAATCCACCATTGAACTCATCTGAGCATGATGCTTTTTGCTTTGAGACGGACCGTACAGaagcatggccgagaggagctacccctagcccaaggtcaggggtggtggccgagaggagctccccacgcccgaggtcaggggcgttggctgagaggagcaaccccacttccaaggagtggtggcggcgtgggcgcaggagggccaagaggagctactccacatccaaggtcaggagggtggctgtgaggagataccccttgtccaaggtaaggagcagtggctgcgctttgttggagcagctgtgaacagataagaaacccaagtaagatgacaGGCgttgcaagaggacatcagagggcagacacactgaaaccataatcacagaaaactagtcagtctaatcacatggaccacagcctagtctaactcaatgaaactaagccatgctgtatGGGGCCATCCAAGATTGGGGGggggggtcatggtggagaggtctgaaagaatgtggcccactggagaagggaatggcaaaccacttcagtattcttgccttgagaaccccatgaacagtatgaaaatgcaaaatgataggatactgaaagaggaactccccaggtcagtatgtgcccaataagctactggagatcagtggagaaataactccagaaagaatgaagggatggagccaaagcaaaaacaatacccagttgtggatgtgactggtgatagaagcaagaaccgatgctgtaaagagcaatattgcataggaacctggaatgtcaggtccatgaatcaaggcaagttgcaAGTGGTCAAATagaaggcaagagtgaacgttaatattctaggaatcagcaaattaaaatggactggaatgggtgaatttaactcagatgaccattatatctactactgtgggcaggaatctcttagaagaaacgGGGTAGCCATGACGGTCaccaaaagagttcaaaatgcagtacttggatgtaatctcaaaaacgacagaatgatctctgttcgtttccaaggcaaaccactcaatattacagtaatccaagtatatgccccaaccagtaatgctgaataagctgaagatgttctatgaagacctccaagaccttttagaactcacacccaaaaaagatgtccttttcattataggggactgg from the Bos javanicus breed banteng chromosome 3, ARS-OSU_banteng_1.0, whole genome shotgun sequence genome contains:
- the LOC133244316 gene encoding guanylate-binding protein 2-like isoform X4, yielding MKRTSSSNLPVEAAFCSSLQDLSPGSEDTLDMASEIHMPGPECLIKNINGRLLVNPEALKILSAIRQPVVVVAIVGLYRTGKSYLMNKLAGKKKGFSVGSTVQSHTKGIWMWCVPHPKKPDHTLVLLDTEGLGDVEKGDNQNDSWIFALAVLLSSTFVYNSIGAINQQAMDQLHYVTELTRRIRAKSSPDKHEVLDSANFVSFFPDFVWTLRDFSLELVADGQPITADEYLEYSLKLKQGNDKKTKNFNEPRLCIRKFFPEKKCFIFDRPAHRKYLIHLEQLQEEDLNPEFREQVADFCFYILSHSKAKTLSGGITVNGPRLESLVLTYVNSISSGDLPCMESAVLALAKIENLAAVQKAIAHYDQQMGQKLKLPTETLQELLDLHRATEKEAIEVFMKNSFKDVDQVFQKKLGDKLEAKLDDFCKQNMKASSDYCMALIQDIFHPLYEDVKQGTFFKPGAYYLFIKKMNEPKNKYHQVPRKGVQTGETLRKYLDSKEDVADALLQIDQLLTEKEKEIEVERMKSEAANKILEEMQKKNEQMMREKEASYQEHVKQLTEKMEKERAQLTADQERVLALQNPPLNSSEHDAFCFETDRTEAWPRGATPSPRSGVVAERSSPRPRSGALAERSNPTSKEWWRRGRRRAKRSYSTSKVRRVAVRRYPLSKVRSSGCALLEQL